A section of the Anabaena cylindrica PCC 7122 genome encodes:
- the psaA gene encoding photosystem I core protein PsaA yields MTISPPQREEKKARVIVDKDPVPTSFEKWALPGHFDRSLAKGPKTTTWIWNLHALAHDFDTHTSDLEDISRKIFAAHFGHLAVVTIWLSGMLFHGAKFSNYEAWLTDPLGVKPSAQTVWPIVGQDILNGDMGGGFHGIQITSGLFQVWRGWGITNSFQLYCTAIGGLVLAGLFLFAGWFHYHKRAPKLEWFQNAESMLNHHLSVLLGCGSLGWAGHLIHVSAPINKLLDAGVAIKDIPLPHEFILNKDLLIELYPSFASGLTPFFTLNWGTYADILTFKGGLNPVTGGLWMSDISHHHLAIAVLFIIAGHMYRTNWGIGHSIKDILENHKGPFTGEGHKGLYENMTTSWHAQLATNLAFLGSLTIIIAHHMYAMPPYPYLATDYATQLCIFTHHIWIGGFLIVGGAAHAAIFMVRDYDPVVNQNNVLDRVIRHRDAIISHLNWVCIFLGFHSFGLYIHNDTMRALGRPQDMFSDAAIQLQPVFAQWVQNLHTLAPGGTAPNAIEPVSYAFGGGILAVGGKVAMMPIALGTADFLIHHIHAFTIHVTVLILLKGVLYARSSRLIPDKANLGFRFPCDGPGRGGTCQVSGWDHVFLGLFWMYNSLSIVIFHFSWKMQSDVWGTVDSDGVVSHITGGNFAESAITINGWLRDFLWAQATQVINSYGSELSAYGLMFLGAHFVWAFSLMFLFSGRGYWQELIESIVWAHNKLKVAPTIQPRALSITQGRAVGVAHYLLGGIATTWAFFHAHILSVG; encoded by the coding sequence ATGACGATTAGTCCTCCACAGCGAGAGGAGAAAAAGGCAAGAGTTATCGTAGATAAAGATCCTGTACCCACTTCCTTCGAGAAATGGGCGCTACCTGGTCACTTCGATAGATCTTTAGCTAAAGGTCCAAAAACCACAACCTGGATTTGGAACCTCCATGCCCTCGCCCATGACTTCGATACACATACAAGCGACCTAGAAGACATTTCCCGCAAAATCTTCGCCGCGCACTTCGGCCACCTGGCTGTAGTGACAATCTGGTTAAGCGGAATGTTATTCCATGGCGCTAAGTTCTCCAACTACGAAGCTTGGTTAACAGATCCATTAGGCGTTAAGCCCAGCGCTCAAACAGTTTGGCCCATTGTGGGACAAGACATTTTAAACGGTGATATGGGCGGTGGCTTCCACGGCATTCAAATCACCTCTGGCTTGTTTCAAGTATGGCGTGGCTGGGGTATCACCAATTCCTTCCAACTCTACTGCACCGCGATTGGTGGCTTGGTACTAGCAGGCTTATTCCTATTTGCTGGTTGGTTCCATTACCACAAACGCGCTCCCAAACTGGAATGGTTCCAGAATGCGGAGTCAATGCTAAATCACCACTTATCAGTATTGTTAGGTTGTGGTTCGTTGGGATGGGCAGGTCACTTAATCCATGTGTCCGCGCCAATCAACAAGCTATTAGATGCAGGCGTTGCCATTAAGGACATCCCCTTGCCCCACGAGTTCATTTTGAACAAGGATCTGTTGATAGAGTTGTATCCCAGCTTTGCCAGCGGTTTAACACCTTTCTTCACTTTGAACTGGGGAACCTATGCTGACATTCTGACCTTTAAAGGTGGTTTGAACCCCGTTACAGGCGGCTTGTGGATGAGTGATATTTCTCATCACCACCTAGCGATCGCTGTACTGTTCATCATCGCTGGTCATATGTACCGTACCAACTGGGGTATCGGTCACAGCATCAAAGACATCCTAGAAAACCATAAAGGCCCCTTCACTGGTGAAGGTCACAAAGGTCTTTATGAAAACATGACCACCTCTTGGCACGCTCAGTTGGCTACTAACCTGGCCTTCTTAGGTTCCTTGACAATCATCATCGCGCATCATATGTACGCGATGCCTCCCTATCCATATTTGGCAACTGATTACGCTACACAGTTGTGCATTTTCACTCACCATATTTGGATCGGTGGTTTCTTGATTGTTGGTGGTGCTGCTCACGCAGCCATCTTCATGGTGCGAGATTATGATCCAGTTGTTAACCAAAACAACGTTCTGGATCGGGTGATTCGTCATCGTGATGCTATCATCTCTCACCTAAACTGGGTTTGTATTTTCCTAGGCTTCCACAGCTTTGGTTTATACATTCACAACGACACAATGCGTGCCTTGGGTCGTCCCCAAGATATGTTCTCTGACGCAGCAATTCAGTTACAACCTGTGTTTGCTCAGTGGGTACAAAACCTGCACACACTGGCTCCAGGTGGTACAGCACCCAATGCTATAGAACCAGTTAGCTACGCATTTGGCGGCGGTATTTTGGCTGTAGGCGGAAAAGTAGCGATGATGCCCATTGCATTGGGTACAGCCGACTTCTTGATTCACCACATTCACGCCTTCACCATTCACGTTACCGTCCTCATTCTGCTAAAAGGTGTACTTTACGCCCGCAGTTCTCGTTTGATTCCAGACAAGGCAAACTTAGGTTTCCGCTTCCCTTGCGACGGGCCAGGTCGTGGCGGTACTTGTCAAGTTTCTGGTTGGGACCATGTGTTCCTAGGACTATTCTGGATGTATAACTCCTTGTCAATCGTAATTTTCCACTTCAGTTGGAAAATGCAATCTGACGTATGGGGAACTGTCGATTCAGATGGTGTGGTATCCCACATCACTGGCGGTAACTTTGCCGAAAGCGCTATCACCATCAATGGTTGGTTGCGTGACTTCCTGTGGGCGCAAGCTACACAGGTAATCAACTCCTACGGAAGTGAATTGTCTGCTTATGGACTCATGTTCCTAGGCGCTCACTTTGTTTGGGCATTCAGCTTAATGTTCCTGTTTAGTGGTCGTGGCTACTGGCAAGAACTAATTGAGTCCATTGTATGGGCGCACAATAAACTGAAAGTAGCACCAACAATTCAGCCTCGTGCTTTGAGCATCACTCAAGGTCGTGCTGTAGGTGTAGCTCACTATCTATTAGGAGGAATTGCCACCACCTGGGCATTCTTCCACGCACACATCCTTTCAGTAGGGTAG
- the psaB gene encoding photosystem I core protein PsaB, producing the protein MATKFPKFSQDLAQDPTTRRIWYAIATGNDFESHDGMTEENLYQKIFATHFGHLAIIFLWASSLLFHVAWQGNFEQWIKDPLHVRPIAHAIWDPHFGQPAVEAFTQGGASNPVNIAYSGVYHWWYTIGMRTNTELYTGSLGLLLLAAVFLFAGWLHLQPKFRPSLSWFKSAEPRLNHHLAGLFGVSSLAWTGHLVHVAIPESRGIHVGWDNFLTAAPHPAGLTPFFTGNWGVYAQNPDTAGHLFGTSTGAGTAILTFLGGFHPQTESLWLTDMAHHHLAIAVIFIIAGHMYRTNFGIGHSIKEMLNSKSGLVPGSKSEGQFNLPHQGLYDTINNSLHFQLSLALAALGTITSLVAQHMYALPPYAFIAKDYTTQAALYTHHQYIAGFLMVGAFAHAAIFWVRDYDPEQNKGNVLDRILQHKEAIISHLSWVSLFLGFHTLGLYVHNDVVVAFGTPEKQILIEPVFAQFIQAAHGKVLYGLDTLLSNPDSIAYTAYPNYGNVWLSGWLDAINSGTNSLFLTIGPGDFLVHHAFALAIHTTTLVLVKGALDARGSKLMPDKKDFGYAFPCDGPGRGGTCDISAWDSFYLAMFWMLNTIGWVTFYWHWKHLGIWQGNVAQFNENSTYLMGWFRDYLWANSAQLINGYNAYGMNNLSVWAWMFLFGHLVWATGFMFLISWRGYWQELIETLVWAHERTPLANLVRWKDKPVALSIVQARVVGLAHFTVGYIVTYAAFLIASTAGKFG; encoded by the coding sequence ATGGCAACAAAATTTCCAAAATTTAGCCAGGATCTCGCACAGGACCCGACTACCCGTCGGATTTGGTATGCGATCGCTACAGGCAACGATTTTGAAAGCCACGATGGCATGACGGAAGAAAATCTTTACCAAAAGATTTTCGCTACGCATTTCGGTCACTTGGCAATCATCTTCCTGTGGGCATCCAGCCTCCTGTTTCACGTAGCCTGGCAAGGTAACTTTGAACAGTGGATTAAAGATCCCCTTCACGTCCGTCCTATCGCCCATGCGATTTGGGACCCTCACTTCGGTCAGCCTGCGGTTGAAGCTTTCACCCAAGGTGGAGCAAGCAACCCTGTAAACATTGCTTATTCCGGTGTCTACCACTGGTGGTACACCATCGGGATGCGGACAAATACTGAACTGTACACCGGTTCATTAGGTCTGCTTCTGTTGGCAGCAGTGTTCCTATTCGCTGGTTGGTTACATTTACAACCCAAGTTCCGTCCTAGTCTTTCTTGGTTCAAGAGTGCTGAACCCCGTCTAAATCACCACTTGGCTGGTTTGTTCGGTGTTAGCTCCTTGGCTTGGACAGGTCACTTGGTTCACGTTGCTATTCCTGAATCTCGTGGTATTCACGTTGGCTGGGATAACTTCTTAACCGCCGCACCTCATCCAGCAGGGTTGACCCCCTTCTTCACAGGTAACTGGGGCGTTTACGCTCAGAACCCTGACACTGCGGGTCATCTGTTTGGTACTTCCACTGGTGCTGGTACAGCGATTCTCACCTTCTTGGGCGGTTTCCACCCCCAAACAGAATCTTTGTGGTTGACCGACATGGCTCATCACCACTTAGCGATCGCTGTTATCTTCATCATCGCCGGTCATATGTACCGCACTAACTTCGGAATTGGTCACAGCATCAAAGAAATGCTGAACTCCAAATCCGGTTTAGTTCCCGGTAGCAAGAGTGAAGGTCAGTTCAACCTGCCTCACCAAGGTCTGTACGACACCATCAATAACTCCCTGCACTTCCAACTGTCTTTGGCATTGGCTGCACTGGGAACTATTACCTCCTTGGTGGCACAGCATATGTACGCCCTGCCTCCTTACGCGTTCATCGCTAAGGACTACACAACACAGGCAGCACTGTACACCCACCACCAGTACATCGCTGGTTTCTTGATGGTTGGTGCATTCGCCCACGCCGCCATCTTCTGGGTACGTGATTACGATCCCGAACAAAACAAGGGCAACGTATTAGACCGGATTTTGCAGCACAAAGAAGCGATCATTTCCCACCTCAGCTGGGTATCTCTCTTCTTGGGCTTCCACACCTTGGGCTTGTACGTTCACAACGACGTAGTAGTTGCTTTCGGTACTCCTGAAAAGCAAATCTTGATTGAGCCAGTATTTGCTCAGTTCATTCAAGCTGCTCACGGTAAAGTACTCTACGGTTTAGACACATTGCTGTCTAACCCTGATAGCATTGCCTACACAGCCTATCCCAACTACGGTAACGTTTGGTTATCTGGCTGGTTAGATGCCATTAACTCTGGTACTAACTCCCTCTTCTTAACAATTGGCCCTGGCGACTTCTTGGTTCACCATGCATTCGCTTTGGCTATCCACACCACCACCCTAGTACTTGTTAAAGGTGCTTTGGATGCACGTGGTTCTAAGCTGATGCCCGATAAAAAGGACTTCGGCTATGCGTTCCCCTGCGACGGTCCAGGCCGTGGCGGTACTTGCGACATCTCCGCATGGGACTCTTTCTACCTAGCAATGTTCTGGATGTTGAACACCATTGGTTGGGTAACCTTCTACTGGCATTGGAAGCATCTAGGTATTTGGCAAGGTAACGTTGCTCAGTTCAACGAAAACTCTACCTACCTAATGGGCTGGTTCCGTGACTACCTCTGGGCTAACTCTGCTCAGTTGATTAACGGTTACAACGCCTACGGCATGAACAACTTGTCTGTTTGGGCTTGGATGTTCCTCTTTGGACACTTAGTTTGGGCAACTGGTTTCATGTTCCTCATCTCTTGGAGAGGATATTGGCAAGAGTTGATCGAAACCTTGGTTTGGGCGCACGAGCGTACTCCTCTAGCTAACTTGGTTCGCTGGAAAGACAAACCCGTTGCTCTCTCCATTGTTCAAGCTCGTGTGGT